In Spirobacillus cienkowskii, a genomic segment contains:
- the flgN gene encoding flagellar export chaperone FlgN — protein MDELTNLIIQFNEILKKQIAVYLDFLPILNEEEQAIEEYNITSLEKVVILKDQHSRIAQNIEEKRISILKKICYMIAFDARGQKLSLKLFRIAFSTYLKNIQPLINLETYTKLQEQENNFKEIANEFENTFITIYPRIFRNEIILKKLLKSVTMSINLFQSEADVGMNYDSFGKAQSLTNKTQTISSMRIKA, from the coding sequence ATGGATGAGTTAACAAACCTAATCATTCAATTTAACGAAATTTTAAAAAAACAAATTGCTGTGTATTTAGATTTTTTACCTATTCTAAATGAAGAAGAACAAGCAATTGAAGAATATAATATTACGTCTTTAGAAAAAGTGGTCATCTTAAAAGACCAACATTCAAGAATTGCACAAAATATCGAAGAAAAAAGAATTTCAATTCTTAAAAAAATTTGTTATATGATTGCATTCGATGCAAGAGGTCAAAAGCTTTCCTTAAAATTATTTCGTATTGCTTTTTCAACATATCTTAAAAATATACAGCCATTGATAAATTTAGAAACATACACAAAACTTCAAGAGCAAGAAAATAATTTCAAAGAAATTGCCAACGAATTTGAAAATACTTTTATAACAATTTATCCAAGAATATTTAGAAACGAAATTATTCTTAAAAAATTATTAAAAAGCGTAACAATGTCAATAAATTTATTTCAATCAGAAGCAGATGTTGGCATGAATTATGATTCTTTTGGTAAAGCACAATCTCTTACAAATAAAACACAAACCATCTCGTCAATGCGAATAAAGGCGTAA
- a CDS encoding ABC-2 family transporter protein, whose protein sequence is MKMNKIKNKLNIIKTFLKTYTYESVSDFCLIFSDIIVGISIPVFIQIILWNYVYSETSEINGYSNTKIILYAIITIIFSRFNNGHNIIVDTSEYIKKGIIDLYNVKPVSYKTFQLLKFYGQNTIYFPLITIFTITSLFLFGDLNFIIAIIVFIIWSQYISFQLSYILGIFSYWLINDKFLSFLYFVSLSIFGGMLIPIEFWPENIQIFLKYNPFRLLVSGIPDFILNPKMSIFINLLCLFIFYTFILNFIIKILSKHTIKYCESNGG, encoded by the coding sequence ATGAAGATGAATAAAATAAAAAACAAACTTAATATTATTAAAACATTCTTAAAAACATACACATACGAATCAGTATCAGATTTTTGCCTTATATTTTCTGATATTATTGTTGGAATTTCTATTCCAGTTTTTATACAAATAATTTTATGGAATTATGTATATTCAGAAACCAGCGAAATTAATGGGTACTCCAATACAAAAATTATTTTATATGCAATCATAACCATAATTTTTTCGAGATTTAATAATGGTCACAATATAATAGTCGATACCTCAGAATATATTAAAAAAGGAATTATTGATCTTTATAATGTGAAACCCGTATCTTATAAAACATTTCAATTACTAAAATTTTACGGGCAAAATACGATATATTTTCCTTTAATAACTATTTTTACTATTACATCATTATTTTTATTTGGAGATTTAAATTTTATAATTGCAATTATTGTATTTATTATTTGGTCACAATACATTTCTTTTCAACTTTCTTATATACTTGGGATTTTTAGCTATTGGTTAATTAATGATAAATTTTTATCATTTTTATATTTTGTTTCACTAAGTATTTTTGGCGGAATGTTAATACCAATTGAATTTTGGCCAGAAAACATTCAGATTTTCTTAAAATACAACCCATTTAGACTATTGGTTTCAGGAATTCCTGATTTTATTTTAAATCCAAAAATGAGTATATTTATAAATCTTCTCTGTTTATTTATATTTTATACTTTTATTCTAAATTTCATAATAAAAATATTATCAAAACACACCATAAAATATTGCGAATCCAATGGAGGATAA
- a CDS encoding SGNH/GDSL hydrolase family protein → MKLFFLLLALNFSFFSYADSEKNKIKKIVIFGDSLSDNGNYFKASKDSQNPMPLPPYYLGRATNGMVWAEFLSAALDAKLENYAHLGALTFGFNAKYPMATSMVAQLDEYLNNIFEKNKDLDKTLFVVWAGANNIFTMNYKEPWYTTKKLWRLSGDLKNSVKKLKEKGARYVMVANLPDLGNIALTSDVDSYKNMQWFLSSLTNLDMQWFLSSLTNLENYFINKRVLSLADHKSDDDFKIIYFDAHKMLKEFTQNAKKYGFKNTTNSCYPGVPAHLPSPNVACKNPQDYLFWDLVHPSAKAHCFTAITIQNLLAKEIETTKPHKEQSEKCLKL, encoded by the coding sequence ATGAAGCTATTTTTTTTGTTACTTGCACTAAATTTTTCTTTTTTTTCTTATGCAGATTCTGAAAAAAATAAAATTAAAAAAATTGTGATATTTGGAGATAGTCTTTCTGATAACGGCAATTATTTTAAAGCATCAAAAGACTCACAAAATCCAATGCCGCTACCCCCTTATTATCTTGGAAGAGCGACCAATGGCATGGTGTGGGCTGAGTTTTTGTCTGCGGCACTTGATGCTAAGCTCGAAAACTATGCTCACTTAGGAGCGTTAACGTTTGGTTTTAATGCAAAATATCCCATGGCAACAAGTATGGTTGCGCAACTTGATGAATATTTAAATAATATTTTTGAAAAAAATAAAGACTTAGACAAAACGTTATTTGTGGTTTGGGCTGGAGCCAATAATATTTTTACCATGAACTATAAAGAACCTTGGTACACAACTAAAAAATTATGGCGTCTTTCGGGAGATTTAAAAAACTCTGTCAAAAAATTAAAAGAAAAGGGTGCTCGGTATGTGATGGTGGCCAATTTGCCAGACTTAGGTAACATTGCGTTAACTTCAGATGTTGATAGCTATAAAAATATGCAATGGTTTTTAAGTTCTTTAACCAATCTTGATATGCAATGGTTTTTAAGTTCCTTAACCAATCTTGAAAACTATTTTATCAATAAAAGAGTGTTGTCACTTGCGGATCATAAATCAGACGATGATTTTAAAATTATTTATTTTGATGCTCATAAAATGTTAAAAGAATTTACGCAAAATGCTAAAAAATATGGCTTTAAAAATACCACCAATTCTTGTTACCCAGGAGTGCCTGCTCATTTACCGAGTCCTAATGTAGCATGCAAAAATCCGCAAGATTATTTGTTTTGGGATTTGGTGCACCCCTCGGCAAAAGCGCATTGCTTTACAGCAATCACAATTCAAAATTTGCTTGCCAAAGAAATTGAGACTACAAAACCTCATAAAGAACAAAGTGAAAAATGTTTAAAGTTGTAG
- a CDS encoding ATP-binding cassette domain-containing protein, translating to MIIINAEKISKYVNIKKDVHQNTLIKRIKQYIKPEKEKKYILNNCSFKINQGERIAILGLNGAGKSTLMKILSGSMMPSHGNIDVLGFKPFHRKQEFLKQIGVVFGHKSSLIWDLPLIHSFILHKSIYEIEEHKFKKNLDYFLNLLDMQQCLNKKVRYLSLGERVKADLIMNLLHSPKILLLDEPTIGLDMEAKFQIRDFIANNQNFNKTTFVITTHDPSDIEQCCEKILILKEGEFVFTSKVNEIKNKFNNKIRIMINKKENNIDLNLLQSYLTSFLDIEFHEYTNYFLLILDKLSELQIVQFLIQKNIRGFELKNMSFEEILAHQFRILNFEDKDYNEDE from the coding sequence TTGATAATAATAAATGCAGAAAAAATTTCTAAATATGTAAATATCAAAAAAGATGTACATCAAAACACTTTAATTAAAAGAATAAAACAATATATTAAACCAGAAAAAGAAAAAAAATATATATTAAATAACTGTAGTTTTAAAATTAACCAAGGAGAAAGAATAGCAATTTTAGGGTTAAATGGAGCTGGCAAATCGACCCTCATGAAAATTTTATCTGGATCCATGATGCCCTCACATGGCAATATTGATGTTCTTGGCTTTAAACCCTTTCACAGAAAACAAGAATTTTTAAAACAAATTGGCGTAGTTTTTGGACATAAAAGCTCTTTAATTTGGGATCTCCCTTTAATACATAGCTTCATTTTGCATAAATCAATTTACGAAATTGAAGAACATAAATTTAAAAAAAATTTAGATTATTTTTTAAACCTTCTTGATATGCAACAATGTTTAAACAAAAAAGTGCGATATTTAAGCCTTGGCGAACGAGTAAAAGCAGATTTAATTATGAATTTACTGCATTCTCCAAAAATTTTACTTCTTGATGAACCAACAATAGGTCTTGATATGGAAGCAAAATTTCAAATAAGAGATTTTATTGCCAACAATCAAAATTTTAATAAAACAACATTTGTCATAACCACGCATGATCCTAGTGACATAGAGCAATGTTGCGAAAAAATTTTAATTCTAAAAGAAGGCGAATTTGTATTCACTAGTAAAGTTAATGAAATTAAAAATAAATTTAATAATAAAATTAGAATAATGATAAATAAAAAAGAAAACAATATTGATTTAAATTTGCTGCAAAGTTATTTAACTTCATTTTTAGATATTGAATTTCATGAATATACTAATTATTTTTTACTTATTTTAGATAAATTATCTGAACTACAAATTGTGCAATTTTTAATCCAAAAAAACATCAGAGGATTTGAACTCAAAAACATGTCATTTGAAGAAATATTAGCGCATCAATTTAGAATTCTAAATTTCGAAGATAAAGATTACAATGAAGATGAATAA
- a CDS encoding ABC-2 family transporter protein, which yields MNLSKIFNILATNFKIEMSFKFDFFSDLILAVIYNIFLLLVFKIIFSHIKYLPDWTYEDVFIAFLIYNSTIYFLESIIESISEAFNTIYDGKFDPFLCKPLSIHFLIIFYFFKPTRILLSLFIILFTYFYIFNLGYFENIIDFFYFSFSLVLILMINIFFIFILNSLTLVSERALHLEVVHHFIMELCFIPPKIYGEKLLNLILIFIPVILTSSLPVLILVYNKYSLLYLLILTFLLFLFIAVFIFKNLSKFIKNFGG from the coding sequence TTGAACTTAAGCAAAATATTTAATATTTTAGCAACAAATTTTAAAATAGAAATGAGTTTTAAATTTGATTTTTTTAGCGATCTCATTCTTGCAGTAATTTATAACATTTTTCTTTTATTAGTATTTAAAATAATTTTTTCGCATATAAAATATCTCCCAGATTGGACGTACGAAGATGTATTTATTGCTTTTTTAATATATAATTCTACTATATATTTTCTAGAATCTATCATTGAATCAATCTCTGAAGCATTTAACACTATTTATGATGGAAAATTTGATCCATTTTTATGCAAACCATTAAGTATTCACTTTTTAATAATTTTTTATTTTTTTAAACCCACAAGAATTTTATTATCTTTATTTATTATTTTATTTACATATTTTTATATTTTTAATTTAGGATATTTTGAAAATATTATAGATTTTTTTTATTTTTCTTTTTCGTTAGTTTTAATTTTAATGATTAATATATTCTTTATTTTCATTTTAAACTCATTGACCTTAGTTTCAGAAAGAGCGTTGCATTTAGAGGTTGTGCATCATTTTATCATGGAACTTTGCTTTATACCACCCAAAATTTATGGTGAAAAATTACTAAATTTAATTTTAATATTTATCCCTGTTATACTCACATCTTCACTACCAGTTTTAATTCTAGTTTATAACAAGTACAGCTTATTATATTTGTTAATACTTACATTTTTATTGTTTTTATTTATAGCAGTTTTTATTTTTAAAAATCTATCTAAATTTATTAAAAATTTTGGTGGTTAA
- a CDS encoding PD-(D/E)XK nuclease family transposase, giving the protein MSWLLTALQAVLYRLAEALYLNCYVQANLKRRLPLKNIMSKELCIIGADCNSGTMTRLEKWLLFFQAKNKKVFEELAMQDRLFEQAKETLYFLSHHPEERAAYTQRLKYLLDTASRIDDAKAKGEARGIQIGEARGEHRKAIETAKKLKARDFSMIDIIDMTGLSPEEVENL; this is encoded by the coding sequence ATGAGCTGGCTTCTAACTGCTCTGCAAGCTGTTCTTTATAGGCTTGCAGAGGCGTTATATTTAAATTGCTACGTCCAAGCAAACTTGAAACGCAGGTTGCCCCTCAAAAACATTATGTCAAAAGAACTTTGTATTATTGGAGCAGATTGTAATAGTGGCACTATGACAAGGCTTGAAAAATGGTTACTCTTCTTTCAAGCTAAAAACAAAAAAGTGTTCGAGGAACTCGCCATGCAAGATAGATTATTTGAACAAGCAAAAGAAACTTTGTACTTTTTGAGTCATCACCCCGAAGAAAGAGCCGCATACACTCAACGTTTAAAATATCTGTTAGATACCGCTTCTCGAATTGATGATGCTAAAGCTAAGGGCGAAGCGAGGGGTATTCAAATTGGCGAGGCTAGGGGTGAACATAGAAAAGCTATTGAAACAGCAAAAAAATTAAAAGCTAGAGATTTTTCAATGATAGATATTATTGATATGACAGGACTCTCTCCTGAAGAAGTGGAAAATCTTTAA
- a CDS encoding leucine-rich repeat domain-containing protein, producing the protein MSKIELNFNNKKFYRKICLLISVLILLISCKKNSNNNNFQNQSEREEIIPGLSITLNIANTNFNENYNKQEILYHNSEKGFVTATNEHNQFTMGGVQGTESLIQIFQGIPITFTQETEFPETIDPTKINFMAVNSSTNNTFCNSVELFIKDDKIKIKNNIVNRLPTLTECEFRPTSKTYKIQNQGVIQLTFNYTVKDWQSSLGDGTEAQKTAKEIEINDNLIELRLDGKNITDLSPIISLVELTTLSLENNNISTLPKQIKNLNNLESILLANNKLEEFPDSILQFQELVELNLSDNKISEIPRTIENLSKLDKIKIDHNNITNVPEEIGYLTTLSELSLENNKITEIPTSIENLLNLKILNLQGNKISTIPTEIENLIELNKLLLRNNQISAIPNEIKNLTNLNVFTIEKNSLSELPIVIFELPNLTEINFSQNKITSIPSEIVNLKQLKTLRINNNNLTELPSNVCQLENLTVLDLRYNSISTICDNIANLKNLKQIFLSNNKITTLPNSIKTLSKINTFYIQNNNIETIEKDVFNWIVNIGTYDLSPNPGYPLFGNADSPVYTKPLKIRMKSKKVN; encoded by the coding sequence ATGAGTAAAATAGAATTAAATTTTAACAATAAAAAATTTTATCGCAAAATTTGTTTATTAATTTCTGTACTAATTTTACTTATAAGCTGCAAAAAAAATTCTAATAATAACAATTTTCAAAATCAGTCAGAACGCGAAGAAATTATTCCAGGATTATCTATAACTTTAAATATTGCAAATACAAATTTTAATGAAAATTATAATAAACAAGAAATTTTATATCATAACTCCGAAAAAGGTTTTGTAACTGCAACAAACGAGCACAACCAATTCACTATGGGAGGTGTGCAAGGTACAGAGTCTCTTATACAAATATTCCAAGGAATTCCTATTACTTTTACGCAAGAGACAGAATTTCCAGAAACTATAGACCCTACAAAAATCAATTTTATGGCAGTCAATAGTTCGACAAATAATACATTTTGCAATTCTGTTGAGCTATTTATTAAAGACGATAAAATTAAAATTAAAAACAATATTGTAAATAGACTGCCTACATTAACCGAATGCGAATTTAGACCAACCTCAAAAACATATAAAATTCAAAACCAAGGAGTAATTCAATTAACCTTTAATTACACCGTTAAAGATTGGCAAAGTAGTTTGGGAGACGGCACCGAAGCACAAAAAACAGCAAAAGAAATTGAGATTAATGATAATTTAATAGAGCTCCGGCTAGATGGAAAAAATATCACAGATTTATCGCCAATAATTTCTTTAGTTGAGTTAACAACTTTAAGCTTAGAAAACAATAATATTTCAACATTACCAAAACAAATCAAAAATCTAAATAACTTAGAATCAATTCTTTTAGCAAATAACAAACTAGAAGAATTTCCAGATTCTATTCTACAATTTCAAGAACTCGTAGAATTAAATTTAAGTGATAACAAAATATCAGAAATTCCAAGAACAATAGAAAATTTATCTAAACTCGATAAAATAAAAATAGATCATAATAACATTACAAATGTTCCAGAAGAAATAGGATACTTAACAACATTATCAGAATTATCATTAGAAAATAATAAAATAACAGAAATTCCAACATCAATTGAAAATTTATTAAACCTTAAAATTCTCAATTTACAAGGCAATAAAATTTCAACCATACCAACAGAAATCGAAAATTTAATAGAACTAAACAAGCTGTTACTTAGAAATAATCAAATTTCAGCGATACCAAATGAAATTAAAAATCTTACTAACCTAAACGTATTTACCATAGAAAAAAATTCACTTTCCGAACTGCCAATTGTGATTTTTGAACTACCAAATTTAACAGAAATAAATTTTAGTCAAAATAAAATTACATCTATTCCTTCAGAAATTGTAAATCTAAAACAGTTAAAAACATTAAGAATAAATAATAATAATTTAACAGAATTACCAAGTAATGTTTGCCAATTAGAAAATTTAACAGTTTTAGATTTAAGGTATAATTCAATTAGTACAATCTGCGATAATATTGCAAATCTTAAAAATTTAAAACAAATATTTTTATCTAATAACAAAATCACAACTCTTCCAAATTCTATTAAAACATTATCAAAAATTAATACATTTTATATTCAAAACAATAATATAGAAACCATAGAAAAAGATGTGTTTAATTGGATTGTAAACATTGGTACTTATGATTTATCACCCAATCCTGGATACCCATTATTTGGCAATGCAGATAGTCCAGTTTATACTAAGCCATTAAAAATTAGAATGAAATCTAAAAAAGTAAATTAA
- the flgM gene encoding flagellar biosynthesis anti-sigma factor FlgM → MSINNVKNSPSIINPNANQTSEATKPDRINTKKGANAYAKANQPPSLKDAANVQISQRAKELSMAKKIAEETPDIREEKVAQFKDKLNKGEYKVDAEKVADAILRETFKDEVAKEPETVLS, encoded by the coding sequence ATGAGTATCAATAATGTAAAAAACTCACCATCTATTATTAACCCCAATGCAAATCAAACTTCAGAAGCAACAAAGCCCGATCGCATTAATACAAAAAAAGGAGCAAATGCTTACGCCAAAGCAAATCAGCCTCCTAGTTTAAAAGATGCTGCAAATGTCCAAATTTCACAACGTGCTAAAGAATTAAGCATGGCTAAAAAGATAGCAGAAGAAACTCCAGACATTCGCGAAGAAAAAGTTGCTCAATTTAAAGACAAACTTAACAAAGGTGAATACAAGGTGGATGCCGAAAAAGTAGCCGATGCAATTTTGCGCGAAACATTTAAAGACGAAGTTGCTAAAGAACCCGAAACAGTTTTAAGTTAA
- a CDS encoding AMP-binding protein yields MTGWNIECKERPWQSHYGEGTNLEIPAFEFSNLADMITKTSVKWNSKTACSLVLPNGIEGAFSYSEINLLSDAFAVYLREVLDIQKGDRIAIQMPNCLSYPLAVFGCFKAGAVVVNTNPLYTTFEMEHQFKDSGAKVLIIMDLFADKLKDVIPNTDIKKVILVSIADFLPFFKKNLVKLVLKYVKKQVPKCEVYFEPLPNAIDQGLKILNAKNIAVKNYWQSVTLDDLCALQYTGGTTGVSKGAMLTHRNLMANVYQILEMGKSKIVFGDEVILSVLPLYHIFAFTVNLLSFYYCGAESVLIPNPRPLTNLQKAIARKKISWTSGVNTLFNGLLNEKWFYENPPQYLKCSIAGGASLHHAVAERWEKITKTSVVEGFGLTEASPVVSFNPINGVVKIDTVGLPVPSTDVVLLDDNGEVVPLGEQGEIAVRGPQVMKGYWQRPEETTKCFKGNWLLTGDVGVMDRDGYIKIVDRKKDLILVSGFNVYPNEVEDCIAKIAGVAEVAVVGVPNSKTGEAVKAVIVKKDPALTESEVIEHCQKFITQYKVPKVIEFKTELPKTPIGKVLRKNLRQES; encoded by the coding sequence ATGACTGGTTGGAATATAGAATGTAAAGAGCGTCCATGGCAATCTCATTATGGTGAGGGTACTAACCTAGAGATACCAGCATTTGAGTTCTCAAATTTAGCTGATATGATTACTAAAACTTCTGTAAAGTGGAACAGCAAAACTGCATGCAGTCTTGTTTTACCTAATGGAATTGAAGGGGCTTTTTCTTATTCTGAAATAAATTTATTAAGTGATGCGTTCGCTGTTTATTTAAGAGAAGTACTTGATATTCAAAAAGGTGATCGAATTGCAATTCAAATGCCCAATTGCCTGTCTTATCCTTTAGCAGTGTTTGGTTGTTTTAAAGCTGGAGCGGTTGTTGTTAATACAAATCCATTGTACACAACATTTGAAATGGAACACCAATTTAAAGATAGTGGTGCAAAAGTTTTAATTATTATGGATTTATTTGCCGATAAACTTAAAGATGTTATTCCAAATACAGATATTAAAAAAGTTATACTTGTAAGCATTGCTGATTTTTTACCTTTTTTTAAGAAAAATCTTGTTAAGCTTGTGTTAAAGTATGTTAAAAAACAAGTACCAAAGTGCGAAGTTTATTTTGAGCCGTTACCAAATGCTATAGATCAAGGTTTAAAAATACTAAATGCAAAAAATATTGCGGTAAAAAATTATTGGCAATCTGTTACGTTAGATGATTTGTGCGCATTACAATACACAGGAGGCACCACTGGAGTTAGCAAAGGTGCAATGTTAACACATCGAAATTTAATGGCAAACGTGTATCAAATTTTAGAGATGGGCAAATCAAAAATTGTTTTTGGCGACGAAGTGATTTTATCTGTATTGCCGTTGTATCATATTTTTGCTTTTACAGTAAATTTATTGAGTTTTTATTACTGCGGCGCAGAAAGTGTGCTAATTCCAAACCCCAGACCACTTACCAATTTACAAAAAGCAATTGCTCGTAAAAAAATATCTTGGACTTCGGGTGTCAATACATTATTTAATGGTTTACTCAATGAGAAATGGTTTTATGAAAATCCTCCTCAATATTTAAAATGTTCCATTGCAGGCGGAGCCTCTTTGCATCACGCTGTTGCTGAAAGATGGGAAAAAATTACAAAAACTTCGGTTGTTGAAGGTTTTGGATTAACTGAGGCGTCTCCTGTTGTATCGTTTAATCCTATTAATGGTGTTGTTAAAATTGATACCGTAGGACTGCCTGTGCCAAGTACCGATGTGGTATTGCTCGATGATAATGGTGAGGTTGTTCCTTTAGGTGAACAAGGTGAAATTGCTGTGCGAGGCCCGCAAGTGATGAAAGGCTATTGGCAACGACCAGAAGAAACAACAAAATGTTTTAAAGGAAATTGGTTGCTTACTGGCGATGTTGGCGTGATGGATCGGGATGGCTATATTAAAATTGTCGATCGTAAAAAGGATCTAATACTTGTTAGTGGCTTTAATGTGTATCCTAACGAAGTCGAAGATTGTATAGCAAAAATTGCTGGAGTTGCCGAAGTTGCTGTGGTTGGTGTGCCAAACTCAAAAACAGGCGAGGCCGTTAAAGCTGTTATTGTCAAAAAAGACCCTGCCCTTACAGAATCAGAAGTGATTGAGCATTGTCAAAAATTTATCACTCAATATAAGGTTCCAAAAGTTATAGAATTTAAAACAGAGCTACCAAAAACTCCAATCGGAAAAGTTCTCAGAAAGAATTTGCGGCAAGAATCATAA
- the flgK gene encoding flagellar hook-associated protein FlgK — protein MVATLQHILNLGSESLQNSRVGVDVTGHNITNAQTPGYSRQIVNLETKYPIEYGLQIFGDGARIQSIRRAHDKFVEGQLRREVQEQSRTETLAEGLKKLESFFNPDLTSTIRDRFTSFNNSMRELANFPEEPSVRINTIESAKSLAQAFNSTHSRVVQVQTDANEELRQIIAAVNQKIAEVAKLNREIREMGAANLSDVNDLEDRRDKIIKEIGSIVDINVYKDNNEQITIRGPAECLLVEGNLASRFKIEDIYTPKHMPDIVVSEFDKERYFDMTRSIKTGKMGALLQIRDKYAQGVRDEVNALAKGFGDSFNTIHEKGYGIFDMRESSGRKFFDGLDGPGEPAQDIEVELGIVYNPNAISASMSSMTPGDNVVANQLIKLFYEPIFDDETTTITSFYDKMISKLGIATLKTKEEATASQIIYDRLKAQRETVAGVSLDDEAANLLKYQHLFTASSRVITTADEMYKTVLDLKR, from the coding sequence ATGGTTGCAACCTTACAACATATTTTAAATTTAGGCAGCGAATCACTCCAAAATTCGAGAGTTGGAGTTGATGTCACGGGTCATAATATTACCAACGCACAAACTCCAGGTTACAGCCGCCAAATTGTGAATTTAGAAACAAAGTACCCTATAGAATATGGTTTGCAAATTTTTGGTGATGGAGCGCGCATTCAAAGTATTCGCAGAGCGCATGATAAATTTGTTGAGGGACAATTACGCAGAGAAGTTCAAGAACAAAGTCGCACAGAAACCCTCGCCGAAGGATTAAAAAAACTAGAAAGCTTTTTTAATCCAGATTTAACTTCAACAATTCGCGACAGATTTACATCATTTAATAATTCTATGAGAGAGTTGGCTAATTTTCCAGAAGAACCTTCTGTTAGAATTAACACCATAGAAAGCGCAAAAAGCCTTGCGCAAGCATTTAACTCTACGCATTCAAGAGTTGTACAAGTACAAACCGATGCCAACGAAGAATTGCGACAAATCATTGCAGCAGTAAATCAAAAAATTGCCGAAGTTGCAAAACTCAATCGAGAAATTCGCGAAATGGGAGCAGCAAATTTATCTGATGTGAATGACCTCGAAGACAGACGCGATAAAATTATAAAAGAAATCGGCAGCATTGTTGATATTAACGTATACAAAGACAATAACGAACAAATTACCATACGAGGGCCAGCAGAATGTTTACTTGTAGAAGGAAATCTTGCCTCTCGTTTTAAAATTGAAGACATTTATACTCCAAAACATATGCCAGATATTGTTGTGTCAGAATTTGACAAAGAGCGTTACTTTGACATGACGCGTAGTATTAAAACAGGAAAAATGGGAGCGCTGTTACAAATTCGCGATAAATATGCTCAAGGAGTTCGAGACGAAGTGAATGCTTTGGCAAAAGGATTTGGCGATTCTTTTAATACTATTCACGAAAAAGGTTATGGAATTTTTGATATGCGAGAATCAAGTGGCCGAAAGTTTTTTGATGGACTTGATGGCCCAGGAGAGCCTGCTCAAGATATAGAGGTGGAACTCGGAATTGTTTACAATCCAAATGCAATTAGTGCTTCGATGTCTAGCATGACACCTGGTGATAACGTAGTTGCAAATCAGCTTATAAAACTTTTTTATGAACCAATTTTTGATGATGAAACAACAACCATCACTAGTTTTTATGATAAAATGATCAGTAAACTTGGTATTGCAACACTCAAAACCAAAGAAGAAGCCACTGCTTCACAAATTATTTATGATAGACTAAAAGCCCAAAGAGAAACTGTTGCCGGAGTTTCATTAGATGATGAAGCAGCAAATCTACTAAAGTACCAACATTTATTTACAGCAAGTTCGCGAGTGATTACAACTGCAGACGAAATGTATAAAACAGTTTTAGATTTAAAAAGATAG
- a CDS encoding NuoI/complex I 23 kDa subunit family protein: protein MGYINVSKDPEKSLKNGYLATTLLGLGQTISVFAKQLFNIEESVTIQWPEVEYKYSERFKGAHFLTKRPDGQVRCTACFLCATNCPAQCITIVAGQSSDKGIEKYPARFEIDILRCVFCGFCEEACPVDAIRLGSEYSMAGMTEQKWVYTKDYLLNRPENKKRLGDKQISKKEENVKDASVVSALPNIHGKNQNGHH from the coding sequence ATGGGATACATTAATGTTTCTAAAGACCCCGAAAAAAGCTTAAAAAATGGGTATCTTGCCACAACTCTTTTAGGCTTAGGGCAAACAATCTCTGTTTTTGCAAAACAACTTTTTAACATTGAAGAATCTGTCACCATACAGTGGCCCGAAGTTGAGTATAAATATTCTGAACGTTTTAAAGGCGCCCATTTTCTTACCAAGCGCCCAGATGGTCAGGTACGTTGTACGGCATGTTTTTTGTGTGCCACCAACTGTCCAGCGCAATGCATCACCATTGTTGCAGGACAATCTTCTGATAAAGGTATTGAAAAATACCCTGCGCGTTTTGAAATTGATATTTTACGTTGTGTTTTTTGTGGCTTTTGCGAAGAGGCATGCCCTGTCGATGCCATCCGTTTAGGCTCTGAATACTCTATGGCAGGAATGACAGAACAAAAATGGGTTTACACTAAAGATTATCTTTTAAATAGACCAGAAAATAAAAAACGTCTTGGTGATAAACAAATTTCTAAAAAAGAAGAAAATGTAAAAGATGCCTCTGTTGTCAGCGCTCTGCCTAATATTCACGGAAAAAATCAAAACGGCCATCACTAA